A genomic window from Branchiostoma floridae strain S238N-H82 unplaced genomic scaffold, Bfl_VNyyK Sc7u5tJ_1336, whole genome shotgun sequence includes:
- the LOC118407387 gene encoding uncharacterized protein LOC118407387: MECISRLLGAFDDSVEKTGCAVHKSLEYAKLDLASVVKIAENTDGLNPTYSDGVAELTERVSLASKRDYVSGVALGVMVKHFMEAFNDPKPLPEFTEDTDLTKRNKSSNEESTVTCVDEVNGPKAIAWDNTSRNAGRLVHCRAIEGVDKELYQQIQVEILYMKNGLFLTSRQLSICCKGTSWSY; encoded by the exons ATGGAG TGCATTAGCCGTCTTCTTGGTGCTTTTGACGACTCAGTGGAGAAAACCGGGTGTGCCGTCCATAAATCGCTGGAGTACGCCAAGTTAGACTTGGCTTCTGTAGTCAAGATAGCTGAAAACACGGACGGCTTGAACCCAACGTACAGCGACGGTGTAGCTGAGCTCACGGAGAGGGTGTCGCTAGCTTCAAAGAGAGATTATGTTAGTG GTGTGGCCCTCGGTGTCATGGTCAAGCATTTTATGGAAGCATTCAATGATCCGAAGCCATTGCCAGAGTTTACAGAGGACACAGACCTAACTAAGAGGAACAAAAGCTCGAATGAAGAGTCAACCGTTACATGTGTGGATGAGGTCAATGGTCCCAAGGCCATCGCCTGGGACAACACATCGAGGAACGCAGGGCGTCTGGTGCACTGCAGGGCTATTGAGGGGGTAGACAAGGAGCTTTACCAGCAAATACAGGTTGAAATACTATATATGAAAAATGGTCTTTTCCTTACCAGCAGGCAATTATCAATCTGTTGTAAGGGGACATCTTGGAGCTATTGA